From the Jilunia laotingensis genome, the window GAGTATACTCTCCGGTTGCTCATGCCATCTTCTACACCGATGTATTTATAGGTTTGAGCAATACAAGTTAATGGAAGTAATACTAAGAGAAAAAGCCATTTCTTCATACTAATAAGACTTTTAGAATTATGTATTTCGATTTCCTGGGGGGTGAATGAATCACAAAAATAGGAAGTATTTTTGATATAACAAAATATTTCAGAAGGATAGATTTCCGCTTTTTATATCTACTTGACTAATATGATCCTGAATTTGTATATAGTGAACGTTGAATGAGTATTTGTTTTGAAAACAGAAAAAACAATTCGTTGTTTTGTGTGATTAGAGTAAACGAAAAGGCTGTCACCGGATAAAGTGACAGCCTTAGAACGATAAGAAATATCAGTGAATTATTTCATTTTCTCTTCTACCCACTTGCGTGCGTTGACAAATGCTTCGATCCAGGGAGTGACTTGATCGCTCTTCAACCGATCCGCAGGATAGTTGGCATTTTGCCAGGGGAACACAGAACGCTCCAAGTGTGGCATCATCGCCAAATGACGTCCATCGGTGCTGGCAATGGCAGCTATGGAATAGTCCGAACCGTTCGGATTACCTGGGTATTCATCGTAAGAATATTTTGCCACCACATTGTACTTGTCTTCCTCATAGGGAAGAGAAAATTTTCCTTCTCCGTGTGCCACCCAGACTCCCAGTTTGCTACCGCTCAATGAGCCGAACATGACGCTACGATTGGTCGGGATAGTCAGTCCGACAAAGGTCGATTCGAACTTGTGGGATTCATTATGTAGCATATGGGCTTTCTTTTTATGCTCAGGATTGATGAAGTTCAATTCTACCATTAGCTGGCAACCGTTGCAGATACCTAATGATAAGGTATCTTCGCGGGCATAGAATTTATCAAGTGCTTCTTTGGCTTTAGGGTTGAACAGGAAGCTGCCTGCCCATCCTTTGGCTGATCCTAGCACATCCGAGTTGGCAAAGCCACCGCAATAGACGATCATATTCACGTCTTCCAATGTCTCGCGTCCACTGATCAGGTCAGTCATGGTAACGTCTTTCACATCGAAACCAGCCAGATAGAGCGAGTATGCCATTTCACGTTCACCATTCGTTCCCTTCTCGCGGATGATAGCTGCACGTATGCCGCTTGGTGTACGGCGGTCAGGAGTGATGTCGTATTGTGACAATTTTCCTTTAAAACCGGGCATAAAGGCATATTCCAAAGGTTGCATCTTATAATTCTCAAAGCGTTTCTTGGCACAACCGTTCATGGATTGTTTACGGTCGAGCAGATATGAAGAAGCATACCATACATCACGCATATAGTCAATGCCGAATTGGTAGGTTGCCCCGTCTTTCGATACGAGGATATGTCGTTCGTCCGTTGGTTTACCCAGTTTGATAAATCCTATGCCTGCATCTTCGAGTATTTTCTTTACTTCTTCTTTATGTTTGTCGGCTATCTGGATGACGATACCTGGATTCTCTGCGAAGAGGATTTTTACGATGTCATTCTCCTTCATCTTACCGAGGTCGATTTCAAGTCCACCCTCCACGTTGGCGAAACACATTTCGAGCAATGTAGTGATAAGACCACCTGCGGAAATATCGTGTCCTGCCAAGATCAATCCTTTGTTTACCAGTGCCTGAACAGCCATAAATGCATCACGGAAATATTCAGCATCCTGTACGCAAGGTACTTCATCGCCAACTTTGCCAAGTGATTGTGAGAAAGCCGAACCGCCAAGTTTCAAAGCATCGAAACTGAAATCGATGTGATAAAGAGTCGTCTTTTCGTTGTTAACGAGAACTGGTGATACGACCTTCTTCACGTCTGAAACTTCACCACCGGCAGATACGATAACTGTTCCCGGAGAGATTACTTTCTCGCCATCGGGATATTTCTGTGTCATGGACAGGGAGTCTTTACCAGTCGGTACATTGATTTGCAGTGCGCAGCAGAAATCACTTAATGCTTTTACTGCCGTGTAAAGACGGGCATCTTCACCTTCCTGCGAACGGCATGGCCACATCCAGTTGGCAGACAGGGAAATGCTATCCATGCCTTCTGCCATTGGTGCCCATACAAGGTTAGTCAATGCCTCGCTGACGGAGAGGATAGAGCCTGCTGCCGGATCCGCCAAAGCTGCTTGAGGTGCGTGTCCGATGGACGTTGCAATCCCTTTCTCACCCCGATAATCCAAGGCCACGACTCCACAGTCGCTCAGGGGCAATTGTATTTCACCTTGGCATTGCTGGCGGGCAACCTTGCCTGTTACGGAGCGGTCTACTTTGTTGGTCAACCAGTCTTTGCACGCCACAGCTTCCAGTTGCAAAACATTGGTCAGGTATTCGTGCAATTTAGACTGTTCGTATTCCGGCATTGCGTAATGACGTTCAACGGTCTTGTCGATCATGTAAGTCTTAGGTGAAGAACCGAACATCTGGTCTACCGCCAAGTCGAAAGGACGTACACCGTCTGCCTGTTGGAAAGCAAAACGTTGGTCACCGGTCGTTTCACCGACAACGTACATCGGGGCACGTTCGCGTTCGGCTATTTTGCGTACATGTTCGATGGCTTCTTCTTTGATGAGAAGTCCCATGCGTTCCTGCGATTCATTAGCAATGATTTCTTTAGCCGACAATGTTTTGTCACCGATCGGCAACTTGCTCATGTCGATCAGTCCACCGCACTCTTCCACAAGTTCCGACAGGCAGTTGACGTGTCCTGCCGATCCGTGGTCATGGATGGATACTACCGGATTCTCATCTTCTTCGCAGAGGGCACGAACCACGTTGTTGGCGCGTTTCTGCATTTCTGCATTCGCGCGTTGTATGGCATTCAGTTCAATACCACTGCTGTAGCGGCCGGTATCGACTGATGACACCGAACCACCGCCAAGTCCGATACGGTAGTTGTCACCACCGATCACTACGACTTTGTTGCCAGCTTCGGGTGTGCCTTTCAGGCAATCACGTTGTGTGCCGTAACCTACGCCACCGGCAAGCATGATTACTTTGTCGTAACCATATACTTCGTTATTTTCTTTATGTTCGAAAGTCAGTACCGAACCGCAGATCAGTGGTTGGCCGAACTTGTTTCCGAAATCCGAAGCACCATTGGATGCTTTGATCAGAATTTGTTCCGGTGTCTGGTATAACCATTTTCGCACGGGCAGAATATCTTCCCAAGAGCGGCCTTCGTCCGTCCGTGGGTAAGAAGTCATGTAAACGGCTGTTCCTGCTATCGGCCAAGAACCTTTACCGCCCCCCATACGGTCACGGATTTCACCGCCCGTACCGGTTGAAGCACCATTGAAAGGTTCTACTGTTGTAGGAAAATTGTGTGTCTCGGCTTTCAGCGAGATCACACTTTTTATATCTTTTATTTGGAAGAAGTCGGGCTTTGAATGGTCAGCGGGTGCGAATTGCTCTATTACCGGACCTTCTGCGAATGCCACATTGTCTTTGTAGGCAGAGATGATTTTGTTCGGATTCTCTTGTGTGGTCTTTTTTATCATCTGGAAGAGCGACGATTCCTGTTCTTCGCCATCGATGATAAATGTTCCGCCAAAGATTTTGTGGCGGCAGTGTTCCGAGTTGATCTGCGCGAAACCGAAAACTTCCGAGTCAGTCAGTTTGCGTCCCAAGTCATTTTCCACCTTTTTCAAGTAGTCCATTTCCTCTTTGGAGAGTGCAAGCCCTTCTTTCTCGTTATAGGCTTCGAGGTCTTCAATGTAGATGATCGGTTCCGGCTGGCGATTGGTGGTAAACACATTTTGATCCAGGCCTTTGTACATGCGTTGCAGCATCGGGTCGAATTCAGTGTTTTCATCTTTTACGGGGAAGTACTCTTCAATCCGGCTGATGCCATCGACGCCCATGTTTTGGGTGATCTCTACTGCATTGGTACTCCAGGGAGTAATCATTTCGCGGCGTGGTCCCACGAAACAGCCTTTCAGGTTTTCTTCACTTTCCGTAGTGGCTTCGCCAAAGAGCCAACAGAGTTTTTTGTTATCGTCCGGTGTGAGCGATTGGTTGCTCTCTACGGCAATCACGCTCTTGGAAGGGGTTCTGAAAAAAAGAATCATGTTGTATAATTACGGGTTTACGATTTGCGATTTTGTGATCGAAGCATCCCCTTGACGTAGAGGATAGACTTCTTTTTCTTGCGGTGCAAAGATAGTAAGAAAAAAGGAGATGGATAACAAAAAGGTATAATAAATGCAGGAGTCAATAACAGGCGTTTTCTTTAAAAAAGGTAGACGACTGTTATTGACTCCTACGGATGGAATGAATTTTATTTCACATATACTTTGCCATGAATTATTGAATTATCACCTTGCATGATTCCCGGCTATTATCAGGACGCGAAAGTATCATGATATAATTTCCCGCATGGAGGCCGGTAAGAGGAATATCGAGTATGCCATCCCGGATAGTAAGATCCATGCTATATTGCAATATTCCATCAAAAGAATACAATTCAAGTTTGATGAAATCCGATTCCGAGAAAGAGATGGATAACTGCCGGTTTTCAACAGGGTTATTCAGTACCCGGAACCGAGGAGTGGATTTATGTTCAATGACTGGCATAAGCTCATCACAGGTACATTTATCTTCAAAACGGAAAAGGGCTTCACTGTTACGCCAGACACCGACTAAATGTCCCTCATAATTGGTCGGAACCCATACACTACAATAAAGCAAATCTTTAACATTCCCGATGCCTTCAATCCAACTAAAGTAACGTCCTTCCGGATCACCATCAAAAAAGAACTGCTTGCGAAGGATACCTTCAGTCGCTATGGTATCAATGCGGGCTACTTCCATTTCATATGTTTCGTAAGGATCCCATCCATCTTCATATTCTATACGGTCTCCAACCTTCAAATTGAAATCATAAACCAAATTCTCAAAACCTTCGCGCTCATTAAATCCTTTCCTGAAATAAAACACTTTTCTGTTTTCTTCACGAAAAGCCCCCATATATTCTTTCACATCAGGCTGCTCACATCGATTCCGATATATTTTCTTATAAGACTTGCCCAAAATCAAGGTATCTTCATTACTGATTACCGTCTCAACCCCGCTACTGCCTCCCGCTGCAGTCATTATCCATTTGCAGCTGCCGTCCATTATAAATGGCTGATAGGTGTATTCACTTGATTGAGAAGATAATGAACAACTGAAAAAGATCATTATAATAGAAAAAAAGAGATATCTCATAATTACTATTTATTTAATTTGATTTCAAAATTTGTACCTAATTATATCTATGCGCGGACAGTAAGGAAGCGGATAGTAAAGAAGATGTTTCAGATGTTTCCAAACCGATTTTAAATCAAAGCATGATAGAACCATATTCTCTATTATTGAATTATCACCTTGCATGATTCCCGGCTATTATCTGAGCGCGAAAGTATTAGGATGTAATTCCCCGCATGAAGACCGGTAAGAGGAATATCGAGTATGCCGTCCCGAATGACAAGATCTGTCCTATATTGCAATATTCCATCAAAAGAATACAAATCGAGCTTTGTGAAATCCGATTCCGAGAAAGAGATGGATAGCTGCCGGTTTTCGACAGGGCTATTCAGTACCCGGAACCGAGGAGTGGATTGATGTTCAATCACGGGAACCATTTCCTCGCAGGTACACTTGTAGGAATGGCAGAAAAGAGCCTTCCCATTGCGCCAGACACCAGCCAGAATAGGGTTGAAGCCAGTCACTAAATACGGGAAAGGTCGGGTAAATACGTATTCACTGCCGATACCTTCAGTCCAGCTTTCATACGGGGCGGAATAAAAATAATATTTTCGACGGGGAATACCTTCTAGTAAAATTGTATCCACATGCAAAACCTTACATTCAGGATTGGGATCATCATCATTATCAGGATAAATAAAAGCATAACCATCTTCATACTCCATCCTATCACCTGCCTTGAGATTGAAATCATAAAGCATTCTTTCAGGAATAACTTCATTTGCAGCAAAAGGCGATGGATACAATGTCGTATCTACAAAGAATATTTGACGATTTTCCTCACGGATCGCCCCAGAGTATATTTTTTCCGTGGGATGCTTGCAGGGGTGAACAAAAATCTTCTTATATGTCTTATTGGATATCAAGGTATCTTCATTGCTTATTATTTTTTTATAGCCATCAATTCCATATTGCTTATTTATGATCCATTCACATGAACCATCCATTATAAAAGGCTTATATTGATAGCTCAATTTTTCTGTAACCGGATAATCGCATAGCTCATTATGATAAGTGTAGAAAACCTGATAAGGTATTGAACTTATGTCAGAGATTAACACAAGAAAAAGTTCATTATGGCTTCCACCTCTTATTTGGTAGGATAAATCCCTTAGACATTTTTCATTCGTCTCTGGTTCGTCTTTAATCTCCGTTTCCCTGATGAAGACTGTGTCATTCGAACAGGTGATTTCTACATTTATATTGCTGCAGGAAGAATTTACCAGAATATCTTTATGGGAAAATCCTAATAGAAAACAGCTTTCTGTGAAGTTGTAGCTTTCGTTATATGAAAACATCTCATAACGATCTTTTATCGCTTTATCCAGACATTCTCCAAGCTTTACATTCTCGACTTGAATCGGTTTAATGTTGGGCTGTGCATACAGAAATAGATTGCATGCACACAATAAAATCAGAAATAATAATTTATCCATATTCTTTATTATTGAATTGTCACCTTACACGATTCCCGGCTATTATCTGAGCGCGAAAGTATCAGGATGTAATTCCCCGCATGAAGACCGGTAAGAGGAATATCGAGTATGCCATCCCGAATGACAAGATCCATCCTATATTGCAGTATTCCATCGAATGAATATAATTCGAGCTTGGTGAAATCCGATTCTGAGAAAAATATGGATAATAGTCGGTTCTCAACTGGGTTATTCAGTACCCGGAACCGAGGAGTGGATTTATGTTCAATGACGGGAACCATATCCTCGCAAGTACACAGGCCGGCAAAACAACAGTAAAGTTCTTTCCCATTGCACCAAACACCAATCAAATTAGGATTGTAACCGGTCATTAAAGGCGGGAAAGGTTCGGTGAATACGTATTCGCTACCGATACCCTCAGTCCAAGTATCCCAATATGGTTCATCAAAATAAAATTTCCGGCGAGGAATGCCTTCCAGCAATATTGTGTCTATATGTGAAACCTGGAGAATGCCCGGAAGATCCCTGGAATTTTCGTATTCCATCCTGTCACCCACCTGGAGATTGAAATCGTAAAGCTTCTTTTCCGGAATAATTTCATTTGCAGTATAAGGCGACGGATACAATGTCGTATCTACAAAGAATATTTGGCGGTTTTCTTCACGGATCGCACCAGCGTATATTTTTTCCGTGGGATGCTTACAGGGGTGAACAAAGATCTTCTTATATGCCTTATGGGATATCAAAGTATCTTCATTGCTTATTATTTTTTTATGCCCATCAATTCCATATAACGTATTTATGATCCACTCACACGAACCATCCATTATAAAAGGCTTATATTGATAGTCTGATTTTTCAGTAACCGGATAGACACATTCATTGCTACCGGTATAGAAAGCTTGATAAGGGATTGAACTAACATCGGATGTTAACACAAGAACAAGCGCATGATGGCTTCCTACCCTAATTTGGTAGGATAAATCCCTTAGGCATTTTTCATCTGTATTAGTTTCGCTTTTAATCTCTGTTTCCCTGATGAAGACTGTGTCATTCGAACAGGTGATTTCTACATTTATATTGCTACCGGAAGAATTCACCAGAATATCTTTATGGGAAACTTTTAATAGATAATCATTGTCAATGCAATCCTTTTCATACGAAAACATCTCATAACGATCCTTTATTACTTTATCCGTATTGCATAGTTTGACCTTCGTGACATGAGCCTGTTCAACTGCCGCTTGCGAATGAGGTTGGGCATACAAAAAGAGATTGTATACACAAAAAATGATCAGAAATAACAGTTTATTCATAATGTTAATTGCTTATTTTAATTTCAAAATTTGCACCTAATTCTATTTCAGTTCCCGCATCCAATGTAATTCCCTCTGAAACTTCCAATACAATATCCGATCCCGACTTAACAACGAAATCTCCTGTAGCCTTGGTCGGATCAACAGAATTTCCTGTGGTTATTTGACTACCTTTGATATAATGAGTGCCGGTCACTGATTCATTCTGTAAATAGATAGGAGCGACATAAGGTATATAGTCATGTTTATACAATGTCAAAACATAATTTTGGGGTAAAGGATAAAATGTAGCAGTTCTTCCGACTTGAAAATAAATACGTTGGTCACTAAAAAGACCTCTTAATGATATATTTGTACCATCGACTCCCGTATTCACAGTCAAACTATTCGATGATTTGGTAACAGACGCATTAAGAAAGCGAGAAGGAGTATTCGTCCACATTTCAAAT encodes:
- a CDS encoding T9SS type A sorting domain-containing protein; protein product: MRYLFFSIIMIFFSCSLSSQSSEYTYQPFIMDGSCKWIMTAAGGSSGVETVISNEDTLILGKSYKKIYRNRCEQPDVKEYMGAFREENRKVFYFRKGFNEREGFENLVYDFNLKVGDRIEYEDGWDPYETYEMEVARIDTIATEGILRKQFFFDGDPEGRYFSWIEGIGNVKDLLYCSVWVPTNYEGHLVGVWRNSEALFRFEDKCTCDELMPVIEHKSTPRFRVLNNPVENRQLSISFSESDFIKLELYSFDGILQYSMDLTIRDGILDIPLTGLHAGNYIMILSRPDNSRESCKVIIQ
- the purL gene encoding phosphoribosylformylglycinamidine synthase, with the protein product MILFFRTPSKSVIAVESNQSLTPDDNKKLCWLFGEATTESEENLKGCFVGPRREMITPWSTNAVEITQNMGVDGISRIEEYFPVKDENTEFDPMLQRMYKGLDQNVFTTNRQPEPIIYIEDLEAYNEKEGLALSKEEMDYLKKVENDLGRKLTDSEVFGFAQINSEHCRHKIFGGTFIIDGEEQESSLFQMIKKTTQENPNKIISAYKDNVAFAEGPVIEQFAPADHSKPDFFQIKDIKSVISLKAETHNFPTTVEPFNGASTGTGGEIRDRMGGGKGSWPIAGTAVYMTSYPRTDEGRSWEDILPVRKWLYQTPEQILIKASNGASDFGNKFGQPLICGSVLTFEHKENNEVYGYDKVIMLAGGVGYGTQRDCLKGTPEAGNKVVVIGGDNYRIGLGGGSVSSVDTGRYSSGIELNAIQRANAEMQKRANNVVRALCEEDENPVVSIHDHGSAGHVNCLSELVEECGGLIDMSKLPIGDKTLSAKEIIANESQERMGLLIKEEAIEHVRKIAERERAPMYVVGETTGDQRFAFQQADGVRPFDLAVDQMFGSSPKTYMIDKTVERHYAMPEYEQSKLHEYLTNVLQLEAVACKDWLTNKVDRSVTGKVARQQCQGEIQLPLSDCGVVALDYRGEKGIATSIGHAPQAALADPAAGSILSVSEALTNLVWAPMAEGMDSISLSANWMWPCRSQEGEDARLYTAVKALSDFCCALQINVPTGKDSLSMTQKYPDGEKVISPGTVIVSAGGEVSDVKKVVSPVLVNNEKTTLYHIDFSFDALKLGGSAFSQSLGKVGDEVPCVQDAEYFRDAFMAVQALVNKGLILAGHDISAGGLITTLLEMCFANVEGGLEIDLGKMKENDIVKILFAENPGIVIQIADKHKEEVKKILEDAGIGFIKLGKPTDERHILVSKDGATYQFGIDYMRDVWYASSYLLDRKQSMNGCAKKRFENYKMQPLEYAFMPGFKGKLSQYDITPDRRTPSGIRAAIIREKGTNGEREMAYSLYLAGFDVKDVTMTDLISGRETLEDVNMIVYCGGFANSDVLGSAKGWAGSFLFNPKAKEALDKFYAREDTLSLGICNGCQLMVELNFINPEHKKKAHMLHNESHKFESTFVGLTIPTNRSVMFGSLSGSKLGVWVAHGEGKFSLPYEEDKYNVVAKYSYDEYPGNPNGSDYSIAAIASTDGRHLAMMPHLERSVFPWQNANYPADRLKSDQVTPWIEAFVNARKWVEEKMK